A stretch of DNA from Mycobacteriales bacterium:
GCGGGTTGGTCGCGCCGAAGGAGGCGTCGTTGCCGGTGCAGGTCGTCCACCAGTCGGTGGTCGTGTAGATGACCGCGTCCCGCCCGGTCCGGGTCCGGTACGTGTTCGCGAAGTCCCGGATCCAGGCCGACATGGCCGCCTTGGTCAGCCCGTAGCAGGTCGCGCCGTACGGGTTGTACTCGATGTCGAGCGTCGCCGGCAGCGTGCGCCCGTCCGCGGACCAGCCGCCGCCGTGCGCGAGCAGGAAGTTGGCCTGGGTGGCGCCGGAGGAACGGTCCGGCAGCGCGAAGTGGTACGCGCCCCGGATCACCCCGGCGTTGAACGCGCCGGTGTAGTTGGCCCCGAACGCCGAGTCGACGAACGTGACCCCCTCGGTCGCCTTGATCCAGGTGAACCGGATGCCGGAGGAGAACTTCGAGGCCCAGTTCACGGTGCCCTGGAAGTGCGACACGTCGATGCCGGGGGTCTGGGTGACGGCCTCGGTGGTGCCGCCGGTGTGGGGGCCCTGGGTGCCGCGGCGGCTCCAGCCCAGGAAGTCGAGGTCGGGGTGGGTGACCCCGCTGGCGGCCGGGCCGCCGATGCCGTCCGGGATCGGGGCGGCAGACGCGGCGGTCGCGCCGATCGTCCCCGGGACGACGAGGGAGAGCACCACGATGGCGAGGCGGGCGAACAGGCGGGCAGATCGGGTCACGTCGACCTCCTGACGGTGAGTGCGCCGGACGGAGGCGATCGCTACGCCGGACGGCGTACTAGGGATACCGTGGACAGCCTCGCCGCACTAGTCCTCCCGCCGAGTGACGCAGTGTCCGGTTCGGTGACGCACTGTGATTCAGGCCGCGGCCGCGAGCTGGGCGAGGACCGTCGCGGAGAGGCCGGCGACGGTGCTGCCGGCGCGCTCGACGATGCCGGTGACGAGCTCGTCGTCCAGGCGCAGCAGGCCGAGCAGCAGGTGGCCGGGCTCGATGCGCCGGTGGTGCAGTTCGGTGGTGACGCGCAGCGCCTGCTCCAGCGCGCGCTTCGCCTCGGGGGTGAAGCGGGGCTTGCGGGGCCGGCCGGCCGGCAGCCGGCGGTCCGGCGCTCCGTCCAGCGCGCCGGCGCCGAAGGTTCGCTCGGTCGCGGCCCGGATCCCGTCGTAGTCGACGCCGATCGCCCGCAGCGCGTCCGGGTCGATCTGCGGCCCGGACGCGCCCGGGCCCGTCGCCGTCTCCGGACCGCGGGGGAGCGCGGCCCGGATCACGAGCCCGGTGATCCCGGCGTCCCGCAGCGGCCGCCCGGCGGTGTCGTGCCGGACCTCGGCGCAGCCGTAGAGCAGGTGGCCCGGCGCGAGCACGCCCGAGCGCAGCTCGAACGCGAGGTCCTCGGCCTCGACCAGCACCGCCCGGGAGGACTCGGTGAATCGCTCGAACATCTCAATGCCCCTTCCGGCCGTGCTTCTGGTGTGCGGCCTGCTTGGAGACGCCGAGCTCGGCCGCGATCTGCGCCCAGGACCAGCCGAGATCCCGGGCCCGGTCGACCTGCAGCGACTCCAGCTGCTCGGCCAGCCGGCGCAGCGAGGCCACCGCCCGCAGCCCGACCGCCGGGTCGTCACTCCCGAGCTCCTCCGCACGTCCCGTCATATCGTCAATGTACGTTGACCATCTATCGCCGTCAAGTAAACCTGACGGATGTGGGGTCGCGGTTCCGGCCGTACCGCTGGCTCTGACCGCCTCCCAGCCGCGGGTCAGGGGTCGAGCAGCTGGGCGGGAGCTTGCAGAGCGGGAGCGCACGGGCTCAGCTAGAACCGCACCAGGATGCGACCTTCGTTGTCGCCACTCGCGTCCACCGTCCGATACAGCTTCCGGAGGTGCGGCTGACCGAGCATCGCGAGCACCCGCTTCCGCAGTACGCCGGAACCCTTGCCGCAGACGATCTCCACGACCTCGACCTGCTCTCGGGCCGCGCGGAAGATCGCTGCCCGGACGGCGTTGTCGATCGCCCGGTCGTTCCGGAAGAACGGATGCAGGTCGACCGTGAGCTGCGTGGGCACGCGACCTCCTCGATGTCTCGGCAGGCGTTCGACGGATGGCGCCCATGATTCGCTTGCCCATTGTCGGCTCGCCGGTCTGGCGGCCGCGTCTGCTCGCCCGGACCTGGGTCAGACGCTGATGTGGGAGCTGATGACCACGGTCCGGTCGGCCGGTAGCTCGAAAGCCCGTGCGGCATCGGCGGTGAGCGAGGACAGGGCGAGGAACAGCTGGGTCCGCCACCGCGGCATCGTCGGGTGCCGGCTGGGTTCCAGGCGGATGGTCGACAGGAAGTACGAGGCATCCGCCAGGTCGACCGGGGACTCGAACGCCTCCGCGGGCAAGGCGGCGAGCATCCCGGGGATGTCCGTACGCTGCATGAAGCCGAAGCGGGCGGTGACCAGCGTGATGCCGTCGTCCCGGTAGCCGAGGTCGTCGACGGTGGCGACGTCCTGCGGGGCGACGAGGGGGACCGGGGCGGTCTGGATCGAGACGATGAGCACGCGTTGCTGCAGCACCG
This window harbors:
- a CDS encoding GH25 family lysozyme, coding for MTRSARLFARLAIVVLSLVVPGTIGATAASAAPIPDGIGGPAASGVTHPDLDFLGWSRRGTQGPHTGGTTEAVTQTPGIDVSHFQGTVNWASKFSSGIRFTWIKATEGVTFVDSAFGANYTGAFNAGVIRGAYHFALPDRSSGATQANFLLAHGGGWSADGRTLPATLDIEYNPYGATCYGLTKAAMSAWIRDFANTYRTRTGRDAVIYTTTDWWTTCTGNDASFGATNPLWIARYATAVGTLPAGWGVRTVWQWTDTPLDQDRFNGALDRLQAFALG
- a CDS encoding Clp protease N-terminal domain-containing protein, whose protein sequence is MFERFTESSRAVLVEAEDLAFELRSGVLAPGHLLYGCAEVRHDTAGRPLRDAGITGLVIRAALPRGPETATGPGASGPQIDPDALRAIGVDYDGIRAATERTFGAGALDGAPDRRLPAGRPRKPRFTPEAKRALEQALRVTTELHHRRIEPGHLLLGLLRLDDELVTGIVERAGSTVAGLSATVLAQLAAAA
- a CDS encoding helix-turn-helix domain-containing protein; the protein is MTGRAEELGSDDPAVGLRAVASLRRLAEQLESLQVDRARDLGWSWAQIAAELGVSKQAAHQKHGRKGH
- a CDS encoding Smr/MutS family protein, which codes for MPTQLTVDLHPFFRNDRAIDNAVRAAIFRAAREQVEVVEIVCGKGSGVLRKRVLAMLGQPHLRKLYRTVDASGDNEGRILVRF